AAGGAGCGATGCAACGGTCGCCGTGTAACGAACCGCACCATAATGAGCACCGATACTTACAAAATCCGGCATCTGGATATCCGGCGACACGATCACATTATTCCCCTGATAGCTGCCGCCGAAGGCGATCGGCTCACGCGCGATCTTTGCCGTAAACCAGTCGTATGTATACGACAGCTCGCCGGTCGTGTTGTCGAAGAACGTGTGTGTGTAGTACGCGAAATTCTTATTCCGTGCGATCGACGGATCCTCGGCCGTGACGGTCGAATCGCCGAACGTCTGACCGTTGGTGGTCTCCATATAGTAACCGACGTGACCGCCAAGCGTCCCACTGAACCGCCCGCCGATCACGCCAAGCTCGGCGCGGCCCGTTTCCGGTTTCGTGCGGTTGCGCACCTCGAGCGTGGCGATGCCGTGTACTTGCAGGTCGCTCATCGTCGAATCGTCACGCCAGCGATAAAGGTATTTATCGTCATCGGTCGGGATGCCAGCAAAAAGCAAATCGTCCGCACTATCGGCAGCAAAGAGCGTGACTGCCCGATACGGCTCTCGTGCATACGTCCGGAGATATTTCTGTAACTGAGCGTTCTCCGACACCGAGAGTTCTTGCACGGGTACGGCTTGAAGAAATCGCACCACATCGTGTTCGCTCATCGGCAGCACCGCCTCGCTGAAATCATCGATGAGTCCGCGCACGCTCAGATGGCGCAGAAAGTCGTACACATCTTCACCGATCGCGACCTCTGCGACACCCCGATGTGGTCCGGTCTGCACACGCTGCGCCTGAACAAGCGAAACGCTACAGGCGAGTATGACGATCGCAACGAGTATTCGCATGTATCGGTCGTTACTTCTTGAGTACGAGCACGAGTGAGATGATACCAGTCACTGCATAGACGACCGTGCTGACGATGCCGACGATCGTTTGCGTCTTTTGCAGATCGTATCCGGATGGATAGAGATGCTCCTGCGGAACATAGATCTCATCGCCAGGATCGACGGTTGTTTCCTTGGGTTTGAGCCACTGACGCGTACGTGCTTTAATCACGCGGGTCCCGTCGGGCACGCTCCCTTCGGCATACCCACCGGCAAGATTCACATAGTCATTGACCGATGCTCCCGGATGATACGGAATGTACCCGGTGCTGCCGACGTATCCCCAGACGTACACCGAGTTCGGCGTTACCGGGATCGAGATCACATCGCCGTCACGAAGTGTAATATCCGCATTGGCATCGCCCTTCTCGAACAATCGTACCATATCCACCGCGACATAGGGGTTGCGTACCTGCGTCAGGAAATGGAAGTTCGCGGTATCTTCGACCGTAAGATTCGCAAGCCGCCCGACGAGCTTCGCTTCGTCCTCGGCAGTAATGTCCTTGTTATCGATATCGATCTTCTTACGGGTCACCGAGCCGCCTGCCAGAAACGCATTCGGCGTAAAGCCGCCGGCCAATCGGATCACATCCGACAACTTCGTCCCGGTCCGCATGATCGGATATACACCGGGGTAACGAACTTCTCCTTTGACAATGACTCGCGAAAGCTCGCGTTGATCGGGTGTATTGCGCACGAACACACGGTCACCTGCCTGCAATTCGATATCGGTCGCTGTGCCGTTTTTGATCGACTCGCAGTTCACAGTCGTCGTCGTCGAGCTTATCCCGTCGGTATTCATGCGAACGAGTTCGACACGCGTCAGATCTGCGCCGTCGGTGGGGCCGTAACATGCTCTGACCATTGCCCAAAGCGAATCGCCGTTTACAAATTCGTAGTCGCCCGGCGCCTTTACCGATCCATAGACTCCGATCTGACCTTCGAGCGTCTTCTTATACGGCACGTAGATGACATCGCCTTCGCGAAGCAACGGACAAAACCGGGAGTCATGTGTCGCATTGAAACGAATGAGATCGACACGTTCGCTCGTGCCGTCGGAATGTGTGACAACGATATTGCGGAGGCTGGCTGTTTTATCGTTTGCATCCCCGAGGTATGGCTTCAAGCGGTCTTCTTCGCGCTTGCGTTTTTGTTGTTCGAGCTGAAACGCCTGGTCGCCGATGACGGTGGCACGCTCGACCGGTTTGTTCGCAACTGCGACCGCGACCGAGGCACGAGTACCACCATTGTAGGTATAGACTCCTGGAGTCTCGACCTGCCCAAACACACTGACGATTACGCGTCGCGGTTGCGTGAGTGTCAATGAGAAGATCGGGTTATCACCGCTCGCACGCCTGAAATCTTTTTCCACTTTCACGCGCACTTCGTCTTTGATCTGCGCAAGTGTCTTGCCCTTGGTATCGAATGCTCCGATACGAGGAATCGCCAACACCTGGTCGGCCGAGACCATCAGTTGCTGGGCATCGTTGCTCGTCCAGGAGCGATACATCAGTATGTCACCTGGACCCATGTGATATTCGGACGGATCGACAGCGCCGTCGAAGACGAGCGCATCAGGCTGGAGTGTCGGTGACGTTTTGTCCGGCAAAGATGCCGTGAGTGTCGGCACCGGTGAGTTCGTACCGCCGCCGCCTGCCGGAGCCGTGAACTGCGCGCGCGATGCCGCAGCCCAGAGCAGCACGACGACTAAAATGGAAATTCGTTGCTTCATCATATCAAACGATCTTCTCCTTCAAGACTGCGAGGATGCGCTCGCTTGCACGACCATCCCAATGTTCGGGTACACGTGCGTTCTTCCATTGCCCCAGCATCGCTTTCTGCGTGAGTTCGAGAATGCGAGTGATATCGAGGCCAACAAGTTCGTTCGTACCGACCTCGATCGTGCACGGACGCTCGGTGTTCTCTCGCGCGGTGATGCACGGCACGCCCAGTGCCGTCGTCTCTTCCTGCACACCGCCAGAATCGGTGACGACAACGGCAGCGGCATCCTGCAACGCAAGAAAATCAAGATAGCCGAGCGGTTCGATGAGTTCGAGTGCCGTGTTCGCGGCAACGCGCGCAGCGAGTCCGAATTCTTCGAATCGTTTACGCGTGCGCGGATGTACCGGAAATACGATCTTCGTCGTAAGCAGCGACATCTTCTCGAAGAGATCGACGAGCAGCGTCAGGTTCGCTTTGTCATCCACGTTGCTCGGCCGGTGCAGGGTCACGAGCGCGAACTGCTTCGACGCAATACCGAAGCGCGATGCTAGCGAAGCGAATTTCCTCTGCGCAGCGTCACGATACTTCACCACCGAGTCGATCATCGTGTTTCCAACGTAGAACACTCGCGACTTATCGATGCCCTCGTGCTCGAGATTCTTGAGCCCACTCGGTTCTGTCACAAAACACAGATCGGAAAACTCATCGGCGACGATGCGGTTGATCTCCTCAGGCATGCCGCGATCGAACGAGCGCAGCCCGCTTTCAATGTGCCCGAGCTTCACGCCTGCTTTCGCTGCGACGATGGCAGCCGCGAGTGTCGAGTTCACATCGCCGGCTACGAGCAACAAGTCAGGTTTCTCGTCGCGGATGAGCGCTTCCATCTCGATCATGACTTTCGCCGTCTGTTCGGCATGCGAGCCGCTGCCGACACCGAGGAACACCTCAGGCTTCGGCATATCGAGATCGGCGAAGAATACGTCCGACATGTTCGCATCGTAGTGCTGGCCCGTGTGCACGAGCAGCGTTTCGAAACGGTCGTTCGCCTGCGCGCGAAGCACTGCGAGCACGGGCGCGACTTTCATGAAATTCGGCCGCGCTCCGACGACGAGAATGATCTTCTTCTTGGTAGTCACGCGCGGATTACTTGGTCATTCCGGAGCCGAGCAGCACGATCTTTTCGCGAAGCTTGGGGTCGGTGATCTTCTTCGTCGCATTGCGCGTATCGATCACGAGCGAGGCGTTCTTCACAATCGCTTCATAATCGTACTGCGTATGATCGGTCGTGATGAGCACGATATCAAAGTTCTTGATGGACTTGTCGTCGAACGGCACGGACGCGAAGTCGGTACCCGCGACGTTGACCTTCGCGACGAACGGGTCGTTGACGGTGATGTTCTTCAAGCCGTCGAGTAGCAAGAGCTCGATCACTTTGAGCGCCGGTGAGTGGCGCGTATCATCAACATCCTTCTTGAATGCCACGCCGAGCACGAGCACGTTCACATCGGTGATGCTCTTCGGC
This region of Bacteroidota bacterium genomic DNA includes:
- a CDS encoding SLBB domain-containing protein: MKQRISILVVVLLWAAASRAQFTAPAGGGGTNSPVPTLTASLPDKTSPTLQPDALVFDGAVDPSEYHMGPGDILMYRSWTSNDAQQLMVSADQVLAIPRIGAFDTKGKTLAQIKDEVRVKVEKDFRRASGDNPIFSLTLTQPRRVIVSVFGQVETPGVYTYNGGTRASVAVAVANKPVERATVIGDQAFQLEQQKRKREEDRLKPYLGDANDKTASLRNIVVTHSDGTSERVDLIRFNATHDSRFCPLLREGDVIYVPYKKTLEGQIGVYGSVKAPGDYEFVNGDSLWAMVRACYGPTDGADLTRVELVRMNTDGISSTTTTVNCESIKNGTATDIELQAGDRVFVRNTPDQRELSRVIVKGEVRYPGVYPIMRTGTKLSDVIRLAGGFTPNAFLAGGSVTRKKIDIDNKDITAEDEAKLVGRLANLTVEDTANFHFLTQVRNPYVAVDMVRLFEKGDANADITLRDGDVISIPVTPNSVYVWGYVGSTGYIPYHPGASVNDYVNLAGGYAEGSVPDGTRVIKARTRQWLKPKETTVDPGDEIYVPQEHLYPSGYDLQKTQTIVGIVSTVVYAVTGIISLVLVLKK
- the wecB gene encoding UDP-N-acetylglucosamine 2-epimerase (non-hydrolyzing); translation: MKVAPVLAVLRAQANDRFETLLVHTGQHYDANMSDVFFADLDMPKPEVFLGVGSGSHAEQTAKVMIEMEALIRDEKPDLLLVAGDVNSTLAAAIVAAKAGVKLGHIESGLRSFDRGMPEEINRIVADEFSDLCFVTEPSGLKNLEHEGIDKSRVFYVGNTMIDSVVKYRDAAQRKFASLASRFGIASKQFALVTLHRPSNVDDKANLTLLVDLFEKMSLLTTKIVFPVHPRTRKRFEEFGLAARVAANTALELIEPLGYLDFLALQDAAAVVVTDSGGVQEETTALGVPCITARENTERPCTIEVGTNELVGLDITRILELTQKAMLGQWKNARVPEHWDGRASERILAVLKEKIV